A section of the Solitalea canadensis DSM 3403 genome encodes:
- a CDS encoding SusC/RagA family TonB-linked outer membrane protein, with protein sequence MKKSYEEIIHVKNKPKNPLKRKTGLLLLCFMLFSFNLLAQSAEKVSLSVKNVKIPKALDALKKQVPFHLVYNLEELNKHPGVTVNAKSQPLDQVLNELLQGTGLEFTYQKNIIIIGPKETQQNLSGNKIDVKGRVVDEEAQPLAGTTVNIKGSSRSTLTNSNGEFSLSNLDENTTLMVSFLGFTTKELKAREINANGSMKTIQLKTAVAGLTEVSVVSTGYQNIKRSQVAGSYATIDRTTYLQTVPVNGNIINNMEGRMSGLMLNLNQSRSKWSDPNNTSPFTIRGVSTFQAIKKPLIVLNGYPSEVDIETINPYDIESITVLKDAASAAIYGVRASNGVIVINTRKGIENGKPAINFTTALTVMPKPDYSKLNLLTGKNYVDFEKATGINDIENNFMSKDFIDMMNGTYTPVFSITDDLYNGRITQEEADRLYANMAAYDNTEDYKRLFLQNQFLQNYNLNVSGGSPNTTYFVGVNYVNNNGSEKNSNYNKTTVNYKGSFSFSKKINLDVQSIYSNMNSKAAAIPDYFQLKPYQRFQDENGNALPTYFSPFNESYFGFGQSYGTISAARNQENMAMGLYDEFYYPYQEMNESSTTTKSNIYRVQGNLKATIANGLNLELGGVFEKEADNYENYASENAYQTRLMLNYFARKDPASGRPIFGVPQGGVKKTNTNDISSYTLRAQLTYNKTLAQKHDISLLGGFEQRRITSSANLNTAFGYNNKTLTIKPVDLTLLSNYNYSPEYFDVIVPALSYAFDQTQLTDFFNELYADDRFLSFYANGAYTYDERYTLTGSLRIDQSNLFGTDPKFRYTPLWSTGVSWSLDKENFLKESTLINELKLRVAVGYNGNIIKRSGPFNFLTSSVNTYLSNPTVGYAISAPRNNELRWEKTLNFNTGVDFAIADRRLSGTVDFYIKRGEDIFSPIESDPTLGFTNLLTNNASVENRGVDIMLSTINVKSRNFSWQTQLTGSFNKSKVLNVKNKFNGFFNFSRAGGAENIEGHPMNSVLTLDYAGLNGLGQPTVRDENGNIIVLSYSPKMDIPFSALRFAGVNDPKYAIGFNNQFSLGDFSLSALLMYYGGHVGLIAPPSVFDDRPVDGMQNMWSKPGDELHTDIPGLSPAYGSPKYFDNRQAYNRGQKFVRKLDYIALRDVTLTYKMKDKLSQKMGMNNTRLILQVQNPVKHVFSGNDVDPESLDFVSGKRGLPVVSAFTFSLSTNF encoded by the coding sequence ATGAAAAAAAGTTACGAAGAAATTATTCATGTTAAAAACAAACCTAAAAATCCATTAAAGAGAAAGACAGGCCTACTGTTACTCTGTTTTATGTTGTTTTCCTTTAACTTGTTGGCACAGTCGGCAGAAAAAGTTAGCCTAAGTGTTAAGAATGTTAAAATTCCTAAAGCGCTGGATGCACTAAAAAAGCAAGTTCCGTTTCATCTTGTTTATAATCTGGAAGAACTGAACAAGCACCCGGGTGTAACTGTAAATGCTAAAAGTCAGCCGTTGGATCAAGTACTCAATGAGTTATTGCAGGGAACGGGGCTAGAGTTTACCTATCAAAAAAATATAATCATAATCGGCCCTAAAGAAACCCAGCAAAATCTTTCAGGAAATAAGATTGATGTTAAGGGGAGGGTAGTAGATGAAGAGGCTCAACCATTAGCAGGAACAACGGTCAACATTAAGGGATCTTCACGATCGACTTTAACCAACAGCAATGGAGAGTTTTCATTATCCAATCTGGATGAAAACACCACTTTAATGGTTTCTTTCCTCGGGTTTACTACTAAAGAACTAAAGGCCAGGGAAATTAATGCCAACGGAAGCATGAAAACTATACAGCTGAAAACAGCTGTTGCTGGTCTTACAGAGGTTTCAGTGGTTTCAACTGGTTATCAAAATATAAAGCGCTCACAAGTAGCAGGTTCTTATGCTACCATCGATCGTACTACTTACCTGCAAACGGTACCTGTAAACGGAAATATTATCAACAATATGGAAGGCCGCATGTCGGGTTTGATGCTCAACCTTAATCAATCTCGCAGTAAGTGGTCCGACCCCAATAATACAAGTCCGTTTACCATCAGGGGAGTATCCACATTCCAGGCAATCAAGAAACCATTAATTGTATTAAACGGCTATCCGTCTGAAGTGGATATTGAAACGATCAATCCTTATGATATTGAATCGATCACGGTGTTAAAGGATGCAGCCTCAGCAGCAATTTATGGGGTACGAGCGTCTAACGGTGTAATCGTTATCAATACTAGAAAAGGGATCGAAAATGGCAAGCCCGCGATCAATTTTACTACAGCCCTAACGGTAATGCCTAAGCCCGATTACAGCAAGCTTAACCTATTAACAGGTAAGAATTATGTTGATTTTGAAAAGGCAACCGGTATAAATGATATTGAGAACAACTTCATGTCGAAAGATTTTATTGACATGATGAATGGTACATATACTCCCGTTTTTAGTATTACTGATGATTTATACAATGGCCGGATAACGCAGGAAGAGGCAGATAGATTGTATGCAAATATGGCAGCTTATGATAACACCGAAGATTATAAGCGTCTGTTTCTGCAAAATCAATTTTTACAAAACTACAACCTGAATGTAAGTGGCGGTTCTCCTAACACTACCTATTTTGTAGGTGTAAACTATGTGAACAACAATGGTTCTGAAAAGAACTCAAACTATAATAAAACCACTGTAAACTATAAAGGTTCATTTAGCTTTTCCAAAAAGATCAATCTGGACGTGCAGAGTATTTACTCTAATATGAATTCAAAAGCTGCTGCAATTCCGGATTATTTTCAGTTAAAACCTTACCAACGTTTTCAGGATGAAAATGGGAATGCGTTGCCAACCTATTTTTCCCCTTTTAACGAGTCTTACTTTGGGTTCGGTCAGAGTTATGGTACCATTAGTGCCGCGCGTAATCAGGAAAATATGGCCATGGGTTTGTATGACGAGTTTTATTACCCTTATCAGGAAATGAATGAGTCGAGTACTACAACCAAGAGCAATATCTACAGGGTGCAAGGAAATTTAAAAGCAACCATTGCAAACGGCTTAAATCTGGAGCTGGGTGGTGTGTTTGAAAAAGAGGCCGACAATTACGAAAACTATGCTTCTGAGAATGCTTATCAGACTCGTTTGATGCTCAACTACTTTGCCAGAAAAGACCCGGCAAGCGGACGACCAATATTTGGAGTTCCGCAAGGTGGTGTAAAGAAAACAAATACAAATGATATCAGCTCATACACTTTAAGGGCCCAGTTAACCTATAATAAAACCTTGGCTCAAAAGCATGATATTTCATTATTAGGTGGTTTTGAACAAAGACGTATTACGTCTTCAGCCAATTTAAATACAGCTTTTGGGTATAACAATAAAACCTTAACCATTAAGCCGGTTGATTTAACATTACTTAGCAATTATAATTACTCACCGGAGTATTTTGATGTTATTGTTCCGGCGTTAAGTTATGCATTTGACCAAACCCAGTTAACTGATTTTTTTAATGAATTGTATGCTGACGACCGATTTCTTTCTTTTTACGCGAATGGGGCTTACACCTATGATGAGCGATACACTTTAACAGGAAGCTTACGTATCGATCAGTCGAACCTTTTTGGTACTGATCCTAAATTCCGATATACGCCTTTATGGTCAACCGGTGTCTCTTGGTCTCTGGATAAAGAAAATTTCCTAAAGGAGTCAACCCTCATCAACGAGCTTAAACTTCGTGTTGCAGTAGGCTATAATGGTAATATCATTAAGCGAAGCGGACCTTTTAATTTCTTGACTAGTTCAGTTAATACGTACTTATCCAATCCAACTGTGGGGTACGCGATATCGGCACCGAGAAATAATGAGTTGAGATGGGAGAAAACGCTCAATTTTAATACAGGAGTGGATTTTGCAATTGCCGACAGACGATTATCGGGTACGGTTGATTTCTATATCAAACGTGGAGAAGATATTTTCTCTCCGATAGAATCTGACCCGACTTTAGGTTTTACGAATCTGCTTACTAATAATGCTTCTGTAGAGAATCGCGGGGTGGATATCATGCTTTCCACTATTAATGTTAAAAGCAGGAATTTTAGCTGGCAAACACAGTTAACGGGTTCTTTTAATAAGAGTAAGGTGCTTAACGTAAAGAACAAATTTAACGGTTTCTTTAATTTCAGCAGAGCAGGGGGAGCCGAAAATATTGAAGGCCATCCAATGAATTCGGTGTTAACACTTGATTATGCCGGACTAAACGGGCTTGGTCAGCCGACTGTAAGGGATGAAAACGGGAATATTATCGTATTGAGTTATTCTCCGAAGATGGATATCCCTTTCAGCGCTTTAAGGTTTGCGGGTGTAAATGATCCTAAATATGCCATTGGTTTCAATAATCAATTTTCGCTAGGAGATTTTAGTCTTTCAGCTTTACTGATGTATTATGGTGGACATGTGGGTTTGATTGCTCCTCCAAGTGTGTTTGACGATAGACCTGTAGACGGAATGCAGAACATGTGGTCTAAACCGGGCGACGAGCTGCATACTGATATTCCCGGCCTTTCTCCGGCATACGGATCTCCGAAATATTTTGATAACCGACAAGCTTATAATCGAGGACAAAAGTTTGTTCGTAAGCTCGATTACATTGCCTTGAGAGATGTAACGCTCACCTATAAGATGAAAGATAAGCTGAGCCAAAAAATGGGTATGAATAATACCAGGTTGATCTTGCAGGTACAAAATCCGGTTAAACATGTGTTTAGTGGAAATGACGTTGATCCGGAATCGCTTGATTTTGTTTCAGGCAAAAGAGGATTACCGGTTGTGTCGGCCTTCACCTTCTCATTGTCGACTAACTTTTAA
- a CDS encoding RagB/SusD family nutrient uptake outer membrane protein: MKLIRLATLLIVPSLLLGACSSFLDVKPKGVIIAETISDYDGLLNDVGVINPFGQSICMIYTTDDVKDVSFSPQNQTAPKGNSYFWREYINNNNDRPDVWADFYNRIANLNVITEGVLSASDGAEQQKKQLYAEAAVAKAFNYFYLLSFFSPAYSKSTAEADYGVPYVISTDQSKATPQRPSLQQSLDDLTGNILAAIPDLPNQNINNSRFTKASAYGLLTRIYLYMGNYTDALKYADLVLRSGDATILNYNNFSTTRLPHANNSPEELLVRYCNNMSFHYSDELLSVYNLPADLRIQLLATPTANGGYDFGGGTSYNPNRGISYAEIYLTKAECLARNGDINGALAIVNNTIRKNRMTPAGYTALTAANKEEAITAVLEERRRELAFKGMRWSDMKRLDKDGRMKPVMRYAADGTVLVTLTPGSTNYTFQIPLQVQAFNAGMPLNKR; this comes from the coding sequence ATGAAATTAATCAGATTAGCCACACTCCTTATAGTACCATCCCTGTTGCTGGGAGCATGCAGCAGTTTTCTGGATGTAAAACCCAAAGGAGTAATTATTGCCGAAACTATCAGCGACTATGATGGTTTGCTGAATGATGTAGGTGTAATAAATCCGTTTGGACAGAGTATTTGTATGATCTATACAACAGATGATGTTAAAGACGTATCATTTTCACCTCAAAACCAAACAGCTCCTAAAGGTAATTCGTACTTCTGGAGAGAATACATTAATAATAACAACGATCGCCCGGATGTTTGGGCTGATTTTTATAACCGAATTGCCAATTTAAACGTAATTACTGAAGGTGTTCTTTCTGCATCCGACGGTGCCGAACAGCAAAAGAAACAATTATATGCTGAAGCTGCAGTGGCTAAGGCGTTCAATTATTTCTATTTATTGTCATTCTTTTCACCTGCGTATAGTAAAAGTACAGCTGAAGCTGATTACGGAGTTCCATATGTTATCAGTACCGATCAAAGTAAAGCAACACCACAGCGTCCTTCACTTCAACAATCGTTAGATGATTTAACCGGTAATATTTTAGCGGCAATACCTGATCTGCCCAATCAGAATATTAATAATTCGAGGTTTACTAAAGCATCTGCGTACGGTTTGTTAACACGTATCTATTTATATATGGGTAATTATACCGATGCACTTAAGTATGCAGATTTGGTGTTAAGATCAGGTGATGCTACTATTCTCAATTATAATAATTTCAGCACAACCAGACTTCCGCACGCTAATAATAGCCCTGAGGAATTGTTAGTTCGGTATTGTAATAATATGTCCTTTCACTACTCAGATGAGTTGCTATCTGTTTATAATCTTCCGGCTGATTTACGGATTCAATTATTAGCGACACCAACTGCTAATGGAGGTTATGATTTTGGAGGAGGAACTTCTTACAATCCGAACAGAGGTATTTCTTATGCGGAAATATATTTAACCAAGGCAGAATGTCTGGCTCGGAATGGTGATATCAATGGTGCATTAGCTATTGTGAATAATACCATTCGTAAAAACCGGATGACACCTGCCGGTTATACAGCGTTAACAGCAGCAAACAAGGAGGAGGCTATTACTGCAGTGCTTGAAGAGAGAAGAAGAGAGCTGGCCTTTAAAGGAATGCGTTGGAGTGATATGAAACGTTTGGATAAAGATGGAAGAATGAAACCGGTGATGCGTTATGCAGCTGATGGAACTGTTTTAGTAACATTAACTCCGGGAAGCACCAATTACACGTTCCAAATCCCTTTACAAGTTCAGGCATTTAATGCAGGGATGCCACTTAACAAACGATAG
- a CDS encoding TlpA disulfide reductase family protein has translation MTRLFLVIISIFIFSSFKLEPGFTILGSISGNAEGMKVYLESDGFSDSKRIDSAIISNGKFSLKGTLKSSALCRVIIDRTPKGQKSAQSNWLMSRFYLENSAITFSGHMDSLPTYYYNKNRVVRKPVITGSEPQRLLEEFEASIVDLRKQQRALNDEYMKVYHLPAISGTFNTREGVSLYRKEKEVSKQVRKEVWKFIQENSSSVVAFDKAREYFYGLEVQLTIAEIDSLITIVESGYKNAEQVATFKKEAEVAKKTAIGVKYQDMALLNQDGKKLLISSQFPKGGYTLLEFWASWCGPCRGEIPHLREVNKHYKDKGFTIVSISIDEKEQAWKKAMKEENMIWPQLNDRGGFKGESVKAYNITGVPYCLLLDKEGKIIQVGLRGAGLDAALEDIYGTVEN, from the coding sequence ATGACCAGATTATTCTTAGTAATCATAAGCATTTTTATATTTTCTTCATTCAAGCTGGAACCGGGCTTTACCATTTTAGGTTCAATTAGCGGAAACGCTGAAGGGATGAAAGTGTACCTTGAATCTGATGGCTTTTCAGATTCTAAAAGAATCGATAGTGCCATAATTAGTAATGGTAAATTTAGTCTAAAAGGTACGCTAAAGTCATCTGCTTTATGCAGAGTGATTATCGACAGAACCCCAAAAGGGCAAAAATCAGCTCAAAGTAACTGGTTGATGAGCAGGTTCTATCTGGAGAATTCAGCGATCACTTTCAGTGGACATATGGATAGTTTACCTACTTATTATTATAATAAGAACAGGGTAGTAAGGAAACCAGTTATTACCGGTTCTGAGCCACAACGTCTTTTAGAAGAATTTGAAGCATCAATAGTCGACCTACGTAAACAACAAAGAGCTTTAAACGATGAGTATATGAAAGTATATCATCTTCCGGCTATCTCAGGTACTTTTAATACCAGGGAAGGTGTTAGCCTTTACAGAAAAGAAAAAGAAGTTTCGAAGCAGGTAAGAAAAGAAGTCTGGAAGTTTATTCAGGAAAACTCATCATCGGTAGTGGCGTTTGATAAAGCCAGAGAATATTTTTATGGTTTGGAAGTACAGCTTACCATTGCTGAAATTGACAGCTTAATCACGATTGTTGAGTCGGGTTATAAGAATGCTGAGCAAGTAGCAACATTTAAAAAGGAAGCAGAAGTAGCAAAGAAAACTGCTATTGGAGTAAAATACCAGGATATGGCTTTGCTAAATCAGGACGGTAAAAAGTTGTTGATTTCAAGTCAGTTTCCTAAAGGAGGTTATACTTTATTAGAGTTTTGGGCCTCGTGGTGCGGTCCTTGCCGTGGCGAAATTCCTCATTTAAGAGAGGTTAATAAACACTATAAAGACAAGGGTTTTACGATTGTTAGCATTTCAATTGACGAAAAAGAGCAGGCCTGGAAAAAAGCGATGAAAGAGGAGAATATGATATGGCCTCAATTGAACGATAGAGGTGGTTTCAAAGGCGAAAGTGTTAAAGCTTATAACATTACAGGCGTTCCTTATTGTTTGTTACTCGACAAGGAAGGCAAAATTATACAGGTGGGTTTGCGAGGAGCTGGTCTTGATGCTGCGTTGGAAGATATTTACGGTACAGTAGAAAACTAA
- a CDS encoding flotillin family protein has protein sequence MEYMFIGIIVLVVFIFLLLVSLFKRYKRCPSDKVLVVYGKVGSDADGNKSAKCIHGGAAFIMPIIQDYAFLDLTPISIEVNLTNALSKQNIRVDVPSRFMVGVSTEHGVMQNAAERLLGMQQAQIHDLAKDIILGQMRLVVAMMDIEEINNNRDKFLTNIAGSVEAELKKIGLKMINVNVTDIKDESGYIEALGKEAAAKAINEAKVSVAEQERHGEIGKTQAEKDRDIKIAETYRDRDIQVAVATKDKEVSIAAAKRDESIGKVEADRDTRVKTAEANAIAVKGENLSRIEIANSEAEKREREAEALKRATSAEKVQSAKALEEAYEAERRAEEARAQRDRASQNANIVVAAEIQKQRAIIEAQAEAEKIREKAKGEADAIFAKMEAEAKGMFEILTKQAEGMDKIVKAAGNNSKDAVLLLIADKLPELVRLQTEAIKNIKIDKVTVWENGKGNGDGQSSTAGFISGLYKAVPPLTDMFNMAGMNLPEYLGKKQPNGIELPKPPQVNGDDKGKDKPEVTE, from the coding sequence ATGGAGTACATGTTTATTGGGATCATTGTCCTCGTTGTTTTTATTTTTTTATTGCTTGTTTCACTCTTTAAACGTTACAAGCGTTGTCCGTCAGACAAAGTATTAGTGGTTTATGGTAAAGTTGGATCAGATGCCGATGGAAATAAGTCAGCTAAATGTATTCACGGTGGAGCAGCATTCATCATGCCTATCATTCAGGATTATGCATTCCTGGATCTTACACCCATTTCAATTGAAGTAAATTTAACCAATGCACTGAGCAAGCAAAACATTCGTGTGGATGTACCATCACGCTTTATGGTTGGTGTTTCAACTGAACATGGAGTTATGCAAAATGCTGCTGAACGTTTGTTAGGTATGCAACAAGCACAGATTCATGATCTGGCAAAAGATATTATCCTTGGTCAAATGCGCTTGGTAGTGGCCATGATGGATATTGAAGAAATTAATAATAATCGTGATAAATTCTTAACCAATATTGCAGGAAGCGTTGAAGCAGAGCTGAAAAAAATCGGCTTAAAAATGATTAACGTAAACGTAACCGACATTAAAGATGAAAGCGGTTATATTGAGGCGTTGGGTAAAGAAGCCGCTGCAAAGGCGATTAACGAAGCAAAAGTTAGCGTAGCAGAACAAGAACGTCATGGTGAAATTGGTAAAACCCAAGCTGAGAAAGACCGTGATATTAAGATAGCGGAAACTTACCGCGACCGTGATATTCAGGTAGCAGTTGCGACAAAAGATAAAGAAGTTTCTATTGCGGCGGCTAAGAGAGATGAAAGTATCGGTAAAGTTGAGGCCGACAGAGATACCCGTGTGAAAACGGCTGAAGCTAATGCCATTGCAGTAAAAGGAGAAAACCTTTCGCGTATTGAAATTGCCAATTCGGAAGCTGAAAAACGTGAACGTGAAGCTGAAGCGTTGAAAAGAGCAACTTCAGCCGAAAAGGTTCAGTCGGCAAAAGCCTTGGAAGAGGCTTATGAAGCAGAAAGAAGAGCGGAAGAAGCCCGTGCGCAAAGAGATCGAGCATCTCAAAATGCAAATATCGTTGTTGCTGCAGAGATTCAAAAGCAACGCGCTATCATCGAAGCTCAGGCTGAAGCCGAAAAAATCCGTGAGAAAGCAAAAGGAGAGGCCGACGCAATTTTTGCAAAAATGGAAGCCGAAGCAAAAGGTATGTTCGAGATCCTTACTAAACAAGCCGAAGGTATGGATAAGATCGTTAAAGCAGCCGGAAATAATTCTAAAGATGCGGTATTGTTACTAATTGCAGATAAGTTACCAGAGCTGGTTAGATTACAAACTGAGGCGATCAAAAATATCAAGATCGATAAAGTTACTGTTTGGGAAAATGGTAAAGGCAATGGTGACGGACAATCATCAACCGCCGGCTTCATTTCAGGCCTATATAAAGCTGTTCCACCATTAACCGACATGTTTAACATGGCAGGTATGAACTTACCGGAATACTTGGGTAAGAAACAACCGAATGGAATTGAACTTCCTAAACCACCGCAAGTTAACGGCGATGATAAGGGGAAAGATAAGCCGGAAGTGACGGAGTAA
- a CDS encoding IS256 family transposase, which yields METPEFDLEFIKKKALEQFRSGKSLYGKEGAFAPLLKHFLEAALQAELEGHLDEEERNSGNRKNGKGQKQLKTSDGTLTIETPRDRTGTFEPELIRKRETILAESLESKILGMYGLGMSFRDISKHIKDMYDTDISHATLSAITDKIRPQIKEWQSRPLEELYTIVWLDAMHYKVKEDNRVVSRAVYNILGINRYGKKELLGMYVSQSEGANFWLGVLTDLKNRGVSDILIACIDNLKGFAEAINAVFTETEVQTCIVHQIRNSLKYVASKDQKEFMKDLKPVYQAVNKDLAELRLEELEEKWGRKYPVVLQSWRHNWEKLSTYFKYDVAIRRLIYTTNTIEGFHRQVRKVTKTKGAFTSDTALIKLIYLAHGNISQKWTMPLTNWAQTASHLAIWFDGRMKLDLN from the coding sequence ATGGAAACACCAGAATTTGATTTAGAGTTTATTAAGAAGAAAGCCTTGGAGCAGTTTCGCTCAGGTAAGTCTCTGTATGGCAAAGAAGGGGCATTCGCACCATTGCTGAAACATTTTTTAGAAGCCGCCTTGCAAGCAGAGTTAGAGGGCCATTTGGATGAGGAGGAACGCAACTCGGGCAATCGGAAGAATGGCAAAGGCCAAAAGCAACTCAAAACGTCCGATGGAACGCTGACCATCGAGACTCCCCGCGACCGAACCGGCACCTTTGAACCCGAACTGATCCGAAAACGGGAAACCATCCTGGCCGAAAGCCTAGAGTCTAAGATACTGGGGATGTACGGCCTGGGGATGAGCTTCCGGGACATCTCCAAACACATCAAGGATATGTATGACACGGACATCTCCCACGCCACCCTGAGCGCCATTACCGACAAGATCCGCCCGCAGATAAAAGAATGGCAAAGCCGTCCTTTGGAAGAACTGTACACTATCGTTTGGCTGGATGCCATGCATTATAAGGTGAAAGAAGATAACCGGGTGGTATCGCGGGCTGTTTACAACATTCTGGGCATCAATCGTTATGGTAAAAAAGAGCTATTGGGCATGTACGTCTCGCAAAGTGAAGGCGCCAATTTCTGGCTGGGCGTACTGACCGATTTAAAGAACCGTGGAGTCAGCGACATCCTGATCGCCTGCATTGATAACTTAAAAGGCTTTGCAGAAGCCATTAACGCTGTTTTTACCGAAACAGAAGTACAAACCTGCATCGTTCATCAAATCCGCAACAGTCTGAAATACGTGGCCTCTAAAGATCAAAAAGAGTTCATGAAAGACCTGAAGCCTGTTTACCAGGCTGTAAACAAAGATCTGGCCGAATTACGGCTGGAGGAACTGGAGGAGAAATGGGGCAGGAAGTATCCGGTGGTCTTGCAGTCCTGGCGCCATAACTGGGAAAAGCTTAGTACGTATTTCAAATACGATGTGGCTATCCGACGTTTGATCTATACGACCAATACCATTGAAGGCTTTCATCGGCAGGTACGCAAAGTGACCAAAACCAAAGGCGCCTTCACCTCGGACACGGCCCTGATCAAATTGATTTATCTGGCCCATGGCAACATCAGCCAGAAATGGACCATGCCGCTGACCAACTGGGCCCAAACCGCCTCTCACCTGGCCATTTGGTTTGATGGAAGAATGAAGTTAGATTTGAACTAA